From a single Fulvivirga ulvae genomic region:
- a CDS encoding response regulator, which produces MLPSTAKTIDLMIVDDHKLFLDGIVSLLKDYPRISIVACASDGEQALELLEQNSEIDVLITDISMPNLNGEELCKEVRKRYPNVHILALSMHSDSKSIKKILKNGATGYILKNTGKGELIEAIEHVANGQTYFSESVKNNIMAGITGLEESDENANVRLTKREIEILRLIASEYTTNQIADTLFISLHTVESHRKNIMRKTKAKNMAGLIKHAVKAGIVE; this is translated from the coding sequence ATGCTCCCTTCTACGGCAAAAACTATAGACTTAATGATCGTAGATGATCATAAACTATTCCTGGATGGTATAGTTTCTCTTTTAAAGGACTATCCCAGGATTTCCATTGTAGCCTGTGCCAGCGACGGAGAGCAGGCGCTGGAGTTGCTTGAGCAAAATTCCGAAATAGATGTGCTGATCACCGATATAAGTATGCCCAACCTCAACGGGGAAGAGCTGTGCAAAGAGGTAAGAAAAAGGTATCCTAACGTTCACATCCTGGCTCTCTCCATGCATAGCGACAGCAAAAGCATAAAAAAAATACTTAAAAATGGTGCCACGGGATATATACTAAAAAACACGGGCAAAGGCGAGCTTATTGAGGCCATAGAGCATGTGGCTAACGGACAGACTTACTTTAGCGAAAGCGTGAAAAATAATATAATGGCTGGCATTACCGGCCTTGAAGAAAGTGACGAAAATGCCAACGTGAGACTAACCAAGCGTGAAATTGAAATACTCAGGTTAATTGCTTCAGAATATACGACCAACCAAATCGCTGATACACTTTTTATAAGCTTGCACACCGTAGAAAGCCACAGAAAAAATATTATGCGTAAGACAAAGGCCAAAAACATGGCTGGTCTTATTAAACATGCCGTTAAAGCCGGAATAGTAGAATGA
- a CDS encoding pinensin family lanthipeptide, which yields MKKTNFKLKSLQVKSFITSVDAKHIRGAGSEVEDTPTMPYAISCLNSYCKIK from the coding sequence ATGAAAAAAACAAACTTCAAACTAAAATCTTTACAAGTTAAAAGTTTTATAACTTCGGTAGACGCCAAACATATCAGAGGGGCAGGCTCGGAGGTAGAGGATACTCCAACTATGCCTTATGCAATAAGCTGCCTGAATAGTTATTGCAAAATCAAATAG
- a CDS encoding pinensin family lanthipeptide, with product MKKSRLNLNELKVRSFITTLRNSAYIKSGRVMSDSKPDGSEVDDSFTDSTPLISVEPFKDCNPRI from the coding sequence ATGAAAAAAAGCAGATTGAATCTTAACGAATTGAAAGTACGGAGCTTCATCACCACGCTCAGGAACTCTGCATACATCAAGAGTGGCAGGGTTATGAGTGATAGTAAACCCGATGGTTCGGAAGTAGATGACAGCTTTACCGATTCCACACCCCTGATTAGTGTGGAGCCGTTTAAAGACTGTAATCCGAGGATTTAG
- a CDS encoding tetratricopeptide repeat-containing sensor histidine kinase: protein MNISKACFLAGLILWSITAGAQHNVVDSLNTLIKSNEISDSLRIEAIVELSSVLRYTDYEQALTVNNKALSESKKSRLTSTEASAYITRALIHSQAGNLDSAKLFCNKAITLSESINDDLHMALAYNVLGSVNLSQGNYANALRAYMDGLERFRSISHESGTAATLNRIGNFYLKRKQYNSSRLYYEQSLSVFEKLNRQDQVTGILNNIGVSYYQENNFTRALEYFSKSTEILEEIDMPEKLAIRELNIGKTNTHLEKYHEADLYLKKSLEHARQYNDKKVMCQSLLNLGILKRLQHENATAITYLEEGLKLTRSMHDHDTEIEFYETIAKSYAQLNNYEQAYAYYQKFDLLKDSLLNLEKDREVLILQNQFEAKQNEQKISLLQHEAEKKNIILLALILGSILLILSMVLVLINYNNKQRSLRLIHTQKEEISRQKITELLKDQELNSVKNKLEGQENERKRIAQELHDGIGGTLASIKMNLLGLKTGDGSLKERLNDITLRLDNACEEVRMISHNLIPPVLHNSALTEVIKSFVNEVVGTRKIVVNYEFYPKKQIEAIDKNIQVDIYRIIQELVTNAIKHANACEINIYLTMHDDYVNLMVEDDGTGFRNDGKQDGIGLKNIQSRVAALDGKITIDSNIGKGTNVIIDLSLPHDKVIPTHF from the coding sequence ATGAACATATCCAAAGCATGCTTTCTGGCAGGACTAATTCTATGGAGCATAACAGCTGGTGCACAGCACAATGTGGTTGATAGCCTGAATACTTTAATTAAAAGCAATGAAATCAGTGATTCTTTAAGGATTGAAGCTATCGTAGAACTATCGTCTGTATTGAGATATACTGATTATGAACAGGCTCTGACTGTAAATAACAAGGCACTCTCAGAAAGCAAAAAAAGCCGACTGACCTCAACCGAAGCATCTGCTTACATTACTCGTGCTCTTATTCATAGTCAGGCCGGCAACCTTGATTCAGCAAAACTTTTCTGCAATAAGGCTATTACACTATCAGAAAGTATTAATGATGATCTGCACATGGCCCTGGCTTATAACGTCTTGGGATCTGTAAACCTGTCACAAGGCAATTATGCCAATGCGCTGAGGGCTTATATGGATGGTTTGGAAAGGTTCAGGTCCATATCCCACGAAAGTGGAACTGCGGCAACCCTTAACCGTATTGGTAACTTTTACCTGAAAAGAAAGCAATACAATAGTTCCAGGCTTTATTACGAGCAATCTCTGTCGGTATTTGAAAAGCTCAACAGGCAAGATCAGGTTACCGGTATTCTGAATAATATAGGAGTCTCTTACTACCAGGAAAACAACTTCACCCGGGCACTGGAATACTTCTCAAAATCAACAGAAATACTAGAAGAAATAGATATGCCCGAAAAGCTTGCCATAAGAGAGCTCAATATAGGTAAAACAAACACCCATCTCGAAAAGTACCATGAAGCGGACCTCTATCTCAAAAAATCACTGGAGCATGCCAGGCAATATAATGACAAAAAAGTGATGTGCCAGTCGCTGTTGAACCTGGGTATACTTAAGAGACTGCAACATGAGAATGCCACAGCTATTACCTATCTTGAAGAAGGCCTGAAGCTCACCAGGAGTATGCACGACCACGATACCGAAATTGAGTTCTACGAGACCATTGCAAAGTCGTATGCTCAACTAAACAACTATGAGCAGGCATATGCCTATTATCAAAAGTTTGACCTTTTAAAGGACAGCCTGCTGAACCTTGAAAAAGACAGGGAAGTACTCATACTTCAAAACCAGTTTGAAGCCAAACAAAATGAACAGAAGATCAGCCTGCTTCAACATGAAGCTGAAAAAAAGAATATTATACTTTTAGCGCTCATCCTGGGCTCAATCCTCCTGATACTTTCTATGGTACTTGTATTGATAAACTATAACAACAAACAAAGAAGTCTCAGGCTAATACATACCCAAAAAGAGGAAATCAGCCGTCAGAAAATTACAGAGCTGCTCAAGGACCAGGAACTCAACTCTGTTAAAAACAAACTCGAAGGGCAGGAAAATGAAAGAAAACGAATTGCCCAGGAACTTCATGATGGTATTGGTGGCACACTGGCCAGCATTAAAATGAATCTTCTGGGCCTGAAAACCGGTGATGGCTCACTGAAAGAAAGACTGAATGACATTACACTGAGGCTTGATAATGCCTGTGAAGAAGTGCGCATGATATCGCATAACCTTATTCCCCCCGTACTGCACAATTCAGCCTTAACTGAAGTAATCAAAAGTTTTGTCAACGAAGTTGTCGGTACAAGGAAAATTGTGGTCAACTACGAATTTTACCCTAAAAAACAAATAGAGGCCATTGACAAAAACATACAGGTCGATATTTACAGGATAATCCAGGAACTGGTAACCAATGCCATCAAACATGCAAATGCGTGTGAGATCAACATTTACCTTACAATGCATGATGATTATGTTAACCTCATGGTTGAAGATGACGGAACAGGATTCAGAAATGACGGCAAGCAGGATGGAATAGGCCTGAAGAACATTCAGTCGCGCGTAGCTGCCCTGGACGGAAAGATTACAATTGACTCTAATATAGGAAAGGGAACAAATGTAATTATCGATCTTTCACTACCTCATGACAAGGTGATACCCACTCATTTCTAA